Within Bdellovibrio bacteriovorus HD100, the genomic segment AAAGACCAATTTGAATTTCGCCGAACAGGAGGTCCGCGCCAAAGTACAAAACTCCATGCGTGAACTTCCTGATGATGTCGACGAACCGGTCATCAGAAAGGTCGGGCCATCAGATGCGCCGATCATGTATATTTCACTCCAGGCGGATATGGAGGACGGGAAGCTTTACGATCTCGCCAAAGAGATCATTTCCCCGCAATTCGAACAGGTCTATCAGGTCGGGCAGGTCGAAATCCTCGGGGGCCGCAAACGTGAAATTCATGTCAGCTTAAATCGAGATCGTCTGAACGGTACGGACATCTCGGCCAGCACTGTGGCTGAAGCCCTGCGCAGCGGGGGGCGAAACATTCCCGCTGGTAAAATTGATGTTGGTGAAACCCAGTTTTCTTTCCGCACCCTGGGGCAATATCAATCGGTGAATGAGATCGGTTCGACCGTGCTTCGCCTGGCTGACGTCTATCATCCAATCACCATCGGCACGGTGGCCAGGATCGAAGACACTTTGCAGGACGAAAGCTCGCGCAGCCGTCTGAATGGAAAAAAAGCCATTAACTTTAGCATCTATCGCCAGTCCGGAGCCAACTCGGTGAAGGTGGCCGACGACATCGCCAAGAAGGTCGCCAAGATCAACGAGGACTTCAAAGCTCAAGGTGTTGATGCTCAAATGAAGATCGTTCAGGACACCAGCAACAAGATTCGCGCGAATGTCTATGACGTTTATGAATCCATCATCTTTGGGGTGATCCTGACGATTCTGGTGGTTTATTTCTTCCTTGGCAGCATGAAGTCCACGCTGATTACGGGCTTTGCGCTGCCGAACTCGCTGTTGGGGGCGTGTATTATGATGGGGATCTTCGGGTTTTCCATCAATATCATGAGTCTGCTGGCAATGAGCCTGGTCGTGGGTCTTTTGGTGGATGACGCCATCGTGGTGCGGGAAAACATCTTCCGTAAACTTGAAATCGGCATGTCTCCGAAAAAAGCCGCGGTGGTCGGCACCAATGAAGTGACTCTGGCGGTTGTGGCCACCACGTTGACGATCCTTGCTGTGTTCGGTCCGATCGGAAATCTGCAGGGTATTGTCGGGCAGTTCTTTAAACAGTTTGGTCTGACAATCTGTTTTGCCATGATCGTCAGTTTGTTTGACGGCCTGTTTGTGGCGCCGACCCTGTCAGCTTATGTGGCGGGGGAACATTCACACAAACCTCCTACATCCAAGTTTGGCATCTGGAATCAAAGAGCTTTGAAAGCCTTTGACCGCTTCCAGACCCGTATGGAGCAATGGTATGTGAAAACTTTGGGCTGGGCCCTGGCGCATCCGGCGAAAACCATTCTGGCCTCGGTCGGGATCTTTGTCTTTTCCCTCTTTATTGCCACGCGCGTGCCGTTCACGTTCCTGCCGGCGCAGGACAACGGGGAATTCTATGTGCAGTTCGAGCTTGCCCCAGGGGCCAGCCTGGACGGCACGGACGTGATTGCCAAAGAAATCGAAAACCGCACCCGCAAGTTCCCAGAGATCGAGGATATTTTGACCTTTGTGGGGACCGGCAACGGTGAGCCTCACAAGGGAAGTCTGTATATCCGCCTGGTGCCGTCTAAAAAACGCAGCATGAACACCACAGAGACCAAAGCGGCTTTGCGTGAAGCCTATAAGGGGTTGGAGAAGTACAACATCATCGTGACTGACAATCCCGGGCAGCAGAACAGCCGTCAGTTCAACCTGAATATCGTGGGTCAGAACATGAACGATCTGATTCAGTACTCTGAAAAGGTGCTGGCAAAGCTGAAGGCCGAGCCAGGGCTGTCCCAGCCGGACACAAGCTATCGCGCCGGAAAGCCCGAGTTCCAGGTTCAGCTAAAGCGTGAAAATGCCCAAGCCTCCGGGGTTTCCCTGATCGGCGTGGGTATGGAGCTTCGTACTTTGATCGAAGGTCAGACTCCAGCCATCTATCGTGAAAATGGGGTGAACTATGATGTGCGTGTGCGCCTGCAGCCGGATCAGCGTGACTTGCGTGAACAGTATCCAAGCCTGAAGGTTCCAAACTTAAGCCAGCGCCTGGTGCCTTTGGTGAATGTGGCCCATTTGAAAGAGGCGCAAGGCCCGTCAGTGATCCTGCGTGAAAATCGCAACCGTTACATCCAGCTTTCCGCCGATATCACGCCGGGCGGTAAAGGTCTTGGGGGCGTGATCGCTGAAATCAACAGTCTTTCCAAGACAGAGTTGAAGCCACCTCCAGGTGTGACCTTTAGTTTCGTGGGTGAGGCCGAACGTTTTGCCGAGCTCATGACCAACATTCTGGTTTCTTTGGGGTTGGGTGTGATGTTCATTTATCTGGTGCTGGCAAGCTTGTATGGCTCGTTCATCACTCCGGTGACTATCATGTCGGTGATTCCGCTGGCAGCCTGCGGGGCCTTTTTGTCGTTGTTTATCACTCGCTCCAGCTTCGATTTGTTCTCGATGATTGGGTGTGTGATGTTGATGGGCCTTGCGACGAAGAACTCCATCTTGCTGATTGATTCTGCGGCCGAACAGCAAAAGCACGGCACATCTCCGACTGAGGCGCTGCTGAAAGCCGGTGAAACCCGTCTTCGTCCGATCATCATGACCAGTCTTGCCCTGATTGCCGGGATGGTTCCAGTGGCGATTGGGTTGAACGAAGCTTCCAAGTCCCGCACAAGCCTTGGGATTGTCGTGATCGGGGGAACAATCAGTTCGACGTTGCTGACACTATATGTGATTCCTGCTGTTCACCTGTATGTGGATCGGTTCCAGAACTGGTTCATGGCAAAGTACCGCAAGGTCTTCGGCCACGACGAAACAGTGATCTAAATATAGAAGCCGTCCCAAGGGGCGGCTTTTTTTATGCCCAAATTCACTCGGCCTCTGCACCAAGGTGAAGGGTTGTAAATGTAAGCTGGCACTATAGATGGATTCTTTCTTGAGCGACTCTTTTCAGTAATAGAATAGAACAAACGAACCAGGAGGT encodes:
- a CDS encoding efflux RND transporter permease subunit, which codes for MSPALLSVRQPVLIMSLVILMLTLGGISLKNLPIDLYPDVTLPTVVVVTSYAGAGPQEVETEITKVLEDQVSTISGVQKVSSQNMEGVSILSIEFSLKTNLNFAEQEVRAKVQNSMRELPDDVDEPVIRKVGPSDAPIMYISLQADMEDGKLYDLAKEIISPQFEQVYQVGQVEILGGRKREIHVSLNRDRLNGTDISASTVAEALRSGGRNIPAGKIDVGETQFSFRTLGQYQSVNEIGSTVLRLADVYHPITIGTVARIEDTLQDESSRSRLNGKKAINFSIYRQSGANSVKVADDIAKKVAKINEDFKAQGVDAQMKIVQDTSNKIRANVYDVYESIIFGVILTILVVYFFLGSMKSTLITGFALPNSLLGACIMMGIFGFSINIMSLLAMSLVVGLLVDDAIVVRENIFRKLEIGMSPKKAAVVGTNEVTLAVVATTLTILAVFGPIGNLQGIVGQFFKQFGLTICFAMIVSLFDGLFVAPTLSAYVAGEHSHKPPTSKFGIWNQRALKAFDRFQTRMEQWYVKTLGWALAHPAKTILASVGIFVFSLFIATRVPFTFLPAQDNGEFYVQFELAPGASLDGTDVIAKEIENRTRKFPEIEDILTFVGTGNGEPHKGSLYIRLVPSKKRSMNTTETKAALREAYKGLEKYNIIVTDNPGQQNSRQFNLNIVGQNMNDLIQYSEKVLAKLKAEPGLSQPDTSYRAGKPEFQVQLKRENAQASGVSLIGVGMELRTLIEGQTPAIYRENGVNYDVRVRLQPDQRDLREQYPSLKVPNLSQRLVPLVNVAHLKEAQGPSVILRENRNRYIQLSADITPGGKGLGGVIAEINSLSKTELKPPPGVTFSFVGEAERFAELMTNILVSLGLGVMFIYLVLASLYGSFITPVTIMSVIPLAACGAFLSLFITRSSFDLFSMIGCVMLMGLATKNSILLIDSAAEQQKHGTSPTEALLKAGETRLRPIIMTSLALIAGMVPVAIGLNEASKSRTSLGIVVIGGTISSTLLTLYVIPAVHLYVDRFQNWFMAKYRKVFGHDETVI